One Halalkalicoccus sp. NIPERK01 DNA segment encodes these proteins:
- a CDS encoding archaemetzincin family Zn-dependent metalloprotease, with protein MHVDIVPIGGLSAAVKREASSGLRAVYDCDVTVHDEQSIPSGAYDAKRNQHRAEEFIELASRVGEGEKNIAITAKDLFYRRRNYVFGLAYLDGNGSVISTYRLQTSSDGGFSEKSASEIFGDRVRKEVVHEIGHTLGLEHCDNNRCVMNFSPTVREVDIKEQNLCGTCQRSVL; from the coding sequence ATGCATGTCGACATCGTGCCGATCGGGGGGCTTTCTGCGGCGGTCAAACGGGAGGCCTCGTCGGGGCTGCGAGCGGTGTACGACTGTGACGTGACCGTTCACGACGAGCAGTCGATCCCCTCCGGCGCGTACGACGCGAAGCGCAACCAGCACCGCGCCGAGGAGTTCATCGAACTCGCCTCCCGGGTCGGCGAGGGCGAGAAGAACATCGCCATCACCGCGAAGGACCTCTTCTACCGCCGACGTAACTACGTCTTCGGGCTCGCGTATCTCGACGGCAACGGCAGCGTGATCTCGACCTACCGCCTGCAGACCTCAAGCGACGGCGGATTCTCCGAGAAGAGCGCGAGCGAGATCTTCGGCGATAGAGTGCGCAAGGAGGTCGTCCACGAGATCGGCCACACCCTCGGACTCGAACACTGCGACAACAACCGCTGTGTGATGAACTTCTCGCCGACAGTGAGGGAAGTCGACATCAAGGAGCAGAACCTCTGTGGGACCTGCCAGCGATCGGTCCTCTGA
- a CDS encoding DUF4382 domain-containing protein, with protein sequence MDRRRYIEAAGAAVLGSVLAGCAASSPGEPSGENDTNAGEAGGTDPNEAETGTLATSVTDQPADIDDFESCVVTIDGIWVKPSDADDEGDEVETPGNETDEDEPEDPEGDAQANESSESEEGDEEGEGEDEGDEDGADESEGRRYIEFDEPQEADLVRLQGANTQLIDETELAAGEYRFLQLDVSGVEGTLADGGEAEVETPGNAPLQFKRRFEIRADEVTRFVADFAPVRRGRANRYLIKPVATGTRVLYGDEEYDPEAGDDSEPGGSDDASEADDGDGGTDGDERAPDDAGSGN encoded by the coding sequence ATGGATCGGAGACGATACATCGAAGCGGCGGGTGCCGCGGTACTCGGCAGCGTGCTGGCCGGCTGTGCCGCCAGTAGCCCCGGTGAACCGAGCGGCGAGAACGACACGAACGCCGGCGAAGCCGGGGGAACGGACCCCAACGAAGCGGAGACCGGGACGCTCGCGACGAGCGTCACTGATCAGCCGGCCGATATCGACGACTTCGAGTCCTGTGTCGTCACCATCGACGGGATCTGGGTGAAGCCGTCGGACGCGGACGACGAAGGCGACGAGGTCGAGACGCCCGGCAACGAGACCGACGAGGACGAGCCCGAAGACCCGGAGGGCGACGCCCAGGCGAACGAATCGAGCGAGTCGGAGGAGGGCGACGAGGAAGGCGAGGGCGAGGACGAAGGAGACGAGGACGGAGCCGACGAGAGCGAGGGGCGACGGTACATCGAGTTCGACGAACCGCAGGAGGCGGATCTGGTCCGGCTCCAGGGGGCGAACACCCAGCTGATCGACGAGACGGAGCTGGCCGCCGGCGAGTACCGGTTCCTCCAGCTCGACGTGAGCGGGGTCGAGGGCACGCTCGCCGACGGCGGCGAGGCGGAGGTCGAGACGCCCGGTAACGCCCCCTTGCAGTTCAAACGACGTTTCGAGATCCGCGCGGACGAGGTGACCCGGTTCGTCGCGGACTTCGCCCCCGTCCGGCGCGGGCGCGCCAACCGCTACCTGATCAAGCCGGTCGCCACCGGAACGCGGGTGCTCTACGGCGACGAGGAGTACGATCCGGAAGCGGGAGACGACAGCGAACCGGGCGGATCCGACGACGCATCCGAAGCCGACGACGGGGACGGGGGCACGGACGGCGACGAAAGAGCCCCCGACGACGCCGGATCCGGGAACTGA
- a CDS encoding SDR family NAD(P)-dependent oxidoreductase — MAVLDAFDCSGRTAVVTGASRGIGRAIALSLAEAGADVVPAARSEESLETVVGEIEDRGGDSLFQPTDVTDEADVETLFERVGEEMGSPDVLVNNAGINPGDALGTPEAVAMEGYDRTLDVNLRGAFLCARIAGEGSVESVVNVASVGGLVGLPRQHPYVASKHGLVGITKSMAIDWAPEVRVNAVAPGYVATELTKEAMENEGLKESLLSRTPLERFADPEEIAAPVVFLASDAASYVTGACLGVDGGWTAR; from the coding sequence ATGGCAGTTCTCGACGCGTTCGATTGCTCGGGACGAACCGCCGTCGTCACCGGGGCGAGCCGGGGAATCGGTCGCGCGATCGCGCTTTCGCTGGCCGAGGCGGGCGCGGACGTGGTTCCCGCGGCTCGGTCGGAGGAGTCGCTCGAAACCGTCGTCGGCGAGATCGAAGACCGCGGCGGCGACTCGCTTTTCCAACCCACCGACGTCACCGACGAAGCCGACGTGGAGACGCTGTTCGAGCGGGTCGGCGAGGAGATGGGTTCGCCCGATGTCCTCGTGAACAACGCGGGGATCAACCCCGGGGACGCGCTCGGGACCCCCGAAGCCGTCGCAATGGAGGGCTACGACCGGACGCTCGACGTGAACCTCAGGGGTGCGTTCCTGTGTGCGAGAATCGCCGGTGAGGGCTCGGTAGAATCGGTCGTCAACGTCGCCAGCGTCGGCGGCCTCGTGGGATTGCCGCGCCAGCACCCCTACGTCGCCTCGAAACACGGGCTGGTGGGGATCACGAAGAGCATGGCGATCGACTGGGCGCCGGAGGTACGAGTAAACGCCGTCGCACCGGGCTACGTTGCGACCGAACTGACGAAGGAGGCGATGGAGAACGAGGGGCTCAAGGAGTCGTTGCTCTCGCGCACTCCTCTAGAGCGCTTCGCCGACCCCGAGGAGATCGCCGCGCCCGTCGTCTTTCTGGCGAGCGACGCCGCGAGCTACGTCACCGGCGCGTGTCTGGGCGTCGACGGCGGGTGGACGGCGCGCTGA
- a CDS encoding ribosome biogenesis/translation initiation ATPase RLI, with protein MADDSIAVVDLDRCQPDRCSYECANYCPPNRTGKECITQRGEDTEEGSPDQIRISEEICLGETCGICVEKCPFDAIEIINLPQELQDDPVHRYGENAFSLYGLPIPIEGQVTGILGPNGIGKSTAVNILSGELVPNLGRHEEPPGWDAVLDAYRGTELQDYIREVRDDEVSVARKPQYVDQIPKRFDGNTRELLEHTDERGALGDLVERLSISPVMDQGIDELSGGELQRVAIAACLARDADFYFLDEITPYLDIGQRVTVARIIRELAEEGDRSMLVVEHDLAILDLLCDNLHVAYGEPGAYGVITSPKSVRNGINEYLAGYLDNENMRIRPEAIGFEQHAPRTVSHADPLIEYPAMSKSYGDDAFSLAVESGTIREEEVLGIVGPNGIGKSTFAKLVAGQLEPDEGEFATDLRVAYKPQYIEIDQPMRVDVFLSSITDEFGSSHWNTEIAKPLQLSRIMEQNLDDLSGGERQRVAIAACLSKEADLFLLDEPSAHLDVEQRVLATRAIRRYAETQDATVMVIDHDIYMMDLLADRLLVFEGEPAHHGHASQPQGMREGMNEFLANLDVTFRRDERTSRPRINKPDSQLDRQQKKQGEYYYAP; from the coding sequence ATGGCCGACGACAGCATCGCCGTGGTCGACCTCGATCGGTGCCAGCCCGACCGCTGTAGTTACGAGTGTGCGAACTACTGCCCGCCGAATCGAACGGGCAAGGAGTGCATCACCCAGCGCGGCGAGGACACCGAGGAGGGCAGCCCCGACCAGATCCGCATCTCCGAGGAGATCTGCCTGGGCGAGACCTGCGGGATCTGCGTCGAGAAGTGCCCGTTCGACGCCATCGAGATCATCAACCTCCCCCAGGAGCTACAGGACGACCCCGTCCACCGGTACGGCGAGAACGCCTTCTCGCTCTACGGCCTGCCGATCCCGATCGAGGGGCAGGTCACCGGTATTCTGGGACCGAACGGGATCGGGAAGTCCACGGCAGTGAACATCCTTTCGGGCGAACTCGTCCCGAACCTCGGCCGACACGAGGAGCCGCCGGGCTGGGACGCCGTCCTCGACGCCTACCGCGGGACCGAACTCCAGGACTACATCCGCGAGGTGCGCGACGACGAGGTCAGCGTCGCCCGCAAACCCCAGTACGTCGACCAGATCCCCAAGCGCTTCGACGGCAACACCCGCGAACTGCTCGAACACACCGACGAGCGCGGCGCGCTCGGCGACCTGGTCGAGCGCCTCTCGATTTCCCCCGTCATGGATCAGGGGATCGACGAACTCTCCGGCGGGGAGCTTCAACGGGTGGCGATCGCCGCGTGTCTGGCCCGCGACGCCGACTTCTACTTCCTCGACGAGATCACCCCCTACCTCGACATCGGCCAGCGGGTCACCGTCGCCCGCATCATTCGGGAACTCGCCGAGGAGGGCGACCGCTCGATGCTCGTGGTCGAACACGACCTCGCGATTCTGGACCTGCTGTGTGACAACCTCCACGTCGCCTACGGTGAGCCCGGCGCCTACGGTGTCATCACCTCGCCGAAGTCCGTTCGCAATGGAATCAACGAGTATCTCGCGGGCTACCTCGACAACGAGAACATGCGGATCCGTCCGGAGGCCATCGGGTTCGAACAGCACGCCCCGCGGACCGTGAGCCACGCCGATCCCCTGATCGAGTACCCCGCGATGAGCAAGTCCTACGGCGACGATGCGTTCTCGCTGGCGGTCGAAAGCGGCACGATCCGCGAGGAGGAAGTTCTGGGGATCGTCGGCCCCAACGGGATCGGGAAGTCGACCTTCGCGAAACTCGTCGCCGGCCAACTCGAACCCGACGAGGGCGAGTTCGCCACCGACCTCCGGGTCGCCTACAAGCCCCAGTACATCGAGATCGACCAGCCCATGCGCGTCGACGTCTTCCTCTCTTCCATTACTGATGAGTTCGGCTCCTCGCACTGGAACACCGAGATCGCGAAACCCCTCCAGCTGAGCCGGATCATGGAGCAGAACCTCGACGACCTCTCGGGGGGCGAGCGCCAGCGTGTCGCCATCGCGGCGTGTCTCTCGAAGGAGGCCGACCTGTTCCTGCTCGACGAACCCTCCGCCCACCTCGACGTCGAACAGCGGGTGCTCGCGACGCGCGCGATCCGCCGCTACGCCGAGACGCAGGACGCGACCGTCATGGTGATCGACCACGACATCTACATGATGGATCTCCTCGCGGATCGCCTGCTGGTCTTCGAGGGCGAACCCGCCCACCACGGCCACGCGAGCCAGCCACAGGGGATGCGCGAGGGGATGAACGAGTTCCTCGCGAACCTCGACGTGACCTTCCGCCGGGACGAGCGCACGAGTCGCCCCCGGATCAACAAGCCCGACAGCCAGCTCGACCGCCAGCAGAAGAAACAGGGCGAGTACTACTACGCGCCCTGA
- a CDS encoding helix-turn-helix domain-containing protein — MTDSETETVEDLPPSAKLVFKVLEYNGSLTQKQIVNESMLSARTVRYALERLENIDLVDEDIYFADARQNLYTLDSEAVVADGGPDEACCAE; from the coding sequence ATGACTGACTCAGAGACGGAAACCGTCGAGGACCTGCCTCCGAGCGCGAAACTCGTCTTCAAGGTCCTCGAGTACAACGGCTCGCTCACCCAGAAGCAGATCGTCAACGAGTCGATGCTCTCGGCGCGGACGGTTCGCTACGCCCTCGAACGCCTCGAAAACATCGACCTCGTCGACGAGGACATCTACTTCGCCGACGCCCGACAGAACCTCTACACGCTCGACAGCGAGGCGGTCGTCGCCGACGGCGGCCCCGACGAAGCCTGCTGTGCGGAATAA
- a CDS encoding PINc/VapC family ATPase, with translation MKVLPDTSVVIDGRISTRVRDGEFAGATVLVPEAVVGELEHQANEGIDSGWNGLEELKTLAELADAGEIELEYVGRRPDAIEKGQAAEGEIDALIRDLAADHEATFVTSDIVQSEVAEAKGLDVEYISPEVEEVGTLDVEEYFDDQTMSVHLKAGVPPMAKRGDVGEMRFERVREEVQTEEEIEEIAREIVNGAKQSSDGFIELSEPGMRIVQFRDYRIAIARPPFSDGIEITAVRPLVKTDLDDYESADELRERMLERQRGILISGSPGAGKSTFAQAVAEFLNDSGYSVKTMEKPRDLQVGPEITQYTELGGSMEKTADSLLMVRPDYTIYDEVRKTNDFEVFADMRLAGVGMIGVVHATRAIDALQRLVGRVELGMIPQVVDTVVYIEAGQVHTVYDVTTEVKVPAGLTEEDLARPVIVIRDFETGEPAYEIYTFNRQVVTVPLDEAEEKEGGVDRIARQEIEREIRSIARGYVDVELQGSNRAVVYVEEGDISSVIGKGGGRITDVENRLGIDIDVRTHDENPNPGGSAGATGTERGQVVTPEITSRHVRITVDGAGTGQTVEVRAGGEYLFTATVGRGGDIQVSRGSAIAEELERAIDRNRQITVVGA, from the coding sequence ATGAAGGTTCTTCCGGACACGAGCGTCGTCATCGACGGCCGCATCTCTACGCGGGTCCGTGACGGCGAGTTCGCCGGCGCGACGGTTCTCGTTCCAGAAGCCGTCGTCGGCGAACTCGAACACCAGGCCAACGAGGGCATCGACAGCGGGTGGAACGGGCTCGAGGAGCTCAAAACCCTCGCGGAACTCGCCGACGCCGGCGAGATCGAACTGGAGTACGTCGGGCGGCGGCCCGACGCGATCGAGAAGGGCCAAGCGGCCGAGGGCGAGATCGACGCCCTCATTCGGGATCTCGCGGCCGACCACGAGGCCACGTTCGTCACGAGCGACATCGTCCAGAGCGAGGTCGCCGAGGCCAAGGGGCTCGACGTCGAGTACATCTCCCCCGAGGTCGAGGAGGTCGGCACCCTCGACGTCGAGGAGTACTTCGACGACCAGACCATGAGCGTCCACCTCAAGGCCGGCGTCCCGCCGATGGCCAAACGCGGCGACGTCGGCGAGATGCGCTTCGAACGGGTTCGCGAGGAGGTCCAGACCGAGGAGGAGATCGAGGAGATCGCCCGCGAGATCGTAAACGGCGCGAAACAGTCCTCGGATGGCTTCATCGAGCTCTCGGAGCCGGGCATGAGGATCGTCCAGTTTCGCGACTACCGGATCGCCATCGCCCGCCCGCCCTTTTCGGACGGGATCGAGATCACCGCCGTCAGACCGTTGGTCAAGACAGACCTCGACGACTACGAGTCGGCCGACGAACTCCGCGAGCGGATGCTCGAACGCCAGCGCGGCATCCTGATCTCGGGCTCTCCGGGGGCGGGCAAATCCACGTTCGCACAGGCGGTCGCCGAGTTCCTCAACGACTCGGGCTACTCGGTCAAGACGATGGAGAAACCCCGCGACCTGCAGGTCGGCCCCGAGATCACCCAGTACACCGAACTGGGGGGCTCGATGGAGAAGACCGCCGATTCCCTGTTGATGGTTCGACCCGACTACACCATCTACGACGAGGTCCGCAAGACGAACGACTTCGAGGTGTTCGCCGATATGCGTCTCGCGGGCGTCGGCATGATCGGCGTCGTCCACGCGACCCGCGCGATCGACGCCCTCCAGCGATTAGTGGGCAGGGTCGAGTTGGGCATGATCCCACAGGTCGTCGATACCGTCGTGTATATCGAGGCCGGGCAGGTCCACACCGTCTACGACGTGACCACGGAGGTGAAAGTCCCCGCGGGCCTCACCGAGGAGGACCTCGCGCGGCCCGTCATCGTCATCCGGGACTTCGAGACGGGCGAGCCGGCCTACGAGATCTACACCTTCAACCGGCAGGTCGTCACCGTCCCGCTCGACGAGGCAGAAGAGAAGGAGGGCGGCGTCGACCGGATCGCCCGCCAGGAGATCGAACGCGAGATCCGCTCGATCGCCCGTGGCTACGTCGACGTCGAACTCCAGGGGTCGAACCGTGCGGTCGTCTACGTCGAGGAGGGCGACATCTCGAGCGTGATCGGCAAGGGCGGCGGCCGGATCACCGACGTCGAGAACCGGCTGGGGATCGACATCGACGTGCGCACCCACGACGAGAACCCGAACCCCGGTGGGTCGGCGGGAGCGACGGGAACCGAGCGCGGCCAGGTCGTCACCCCCGAGATCACCTCCCGGCACGTCCGGATCACCGTCGACGGCGCGGGGACGGGCCAGACCGTCGAGGTGCGGGCGGGCGGCGAGTACCTCTTCACGGCGACCGTCGGCCGGGGCGGCGACATCCAGGTCTCGCGGGGGAGTGCGATCGCCGAAGAGTTGGAACGGGCGATCGACCGGAACCGGCAGATCACCGTGGTCGGAGCCTGA
- a CDS encoding glutathione S-transferase N-terminal domain-containing protein gives MLELYQAEDCPNSQDVREKLTDLGLSYVAHNPRLAEGEVKNETTKGAMEAIGGEDQIPFLVDTDRGETVYESDAIVEHLEDHYA, from the coding sequence ATGCTCGAACTCTACCAGGCGGAGGACTGCCCGAACTCGCAGGACGTCCGCGAGAAACTGACCGATCTCGGCCTCTCCTACGTCGCGCACAACCCGCGACTGGCGGAGGGCGAGGTGAAAAACGAGACCACGAAGGGGGCGATGGAGGCGATCGGCGGCGAGGACCAGATTCCCTTCCTCGTCGACACCGACCGAGGGGAGACGGTCTACGAGAGCGACGCGATCGTCGAGCACCTCGAGGACCACTACGCATGA
- a CDS encoding M20 family metallopeptidase: MTHDVRTLTRELVSIPSHTDETAAGDSIEQWLRERTDAEVTRDEAGSVFARKGTGEGPTLALVGHHDVVPPADEQVDGGEYLLEERDGRLYGRGTADMKGAVAAAMCAFRDTTPAGELVFVSFVGEESGGTGARFAIEEGFAPEYAIVCEGSTNYSKEGVTDVVVAHKGRRGSTITARGTASHASEPEAGENAIYRACEAVEFVRGIDAPETTVLGNPLSGSVAVTEIEGGSAMNVIPERCTATVDERTVPGERAPLERVSELPGVEWTVDGDLPPMRCSDEGFARTVLDAAREVQQGRPELVSKPHATDAGWLAGAGTACVVCGASEPGEAHTRDESVSLAVLDRCYRLYREAAARFV; encoded by the coding sequence ATGACCCACGACGTGCGGACGCTCACCCGGGAGCTCGTCTCGATCCCCAGCCACACGGACGAAACCGCGGCGGGCGATTCCATCGAACAGTGGCTCCGCGAGCGCACGGACGCCGAGGTGACCCGCGACGAGGCGGGGAGCGTGTTCGCCCGGAAGGGGACGGGGGAGGGCCCAACGCTCGCGCTCGTCGGGCATCACGACGTGGTGCCGCCCGCGGACGAGCAGGTCGACGGCGGCGAGTACCTGCTTGAAGAGCGCGACGGTCGGCTCTACGGCCGCGGGACCGCCGACATGAAGGGGGCGGTGGCGGCGGCGATGTGTGCGTTCAGAGATACGACCCCGGCGGGCGAACTCGTCTTCGTCAGTTTCGTCGGCGAGGAGTCAGGAGGCACGGGCGCACGGTTCGCCATCGAGGAGGGCTTCGCCCCCGAGTACGCCATCGTCTGCGAGGGCTCGACGAACTACTCGAAGGAGGGCGTGACGGACGTGGTGGTCGCGCACAAGGGCCGCCGAGGAAGTACGATCACCGCCCGCGGGACGGCGAGCCACGCGAGCGAACCCGAGGCAGGTGAGAACGCGATCTACCGGGCCTGCGAGGCGGTCGAGTTCGTGCGCGGGATCGACGCCCCCGAGACCACCGTGCTGGGCAACCCCCTGTCGGGATCGGTCGCCGTCACCGAGATCGAGGGCGGGTCGGCGATGAACGTGATCCCCGAGCGCTGTACGGCGACGGTCGACGAGCGCACCGTCCCCGGCGAGCGCGCACCCCTCGAACGGGTGAGCGAGCTACCGGGGGTGGAGTGGACGGTCGATGGGGACCTCCCGCCGATGCGCTGTTCGGACGAGGGGTTCGCCCGGACGGTGCTCGATGCGGCCCGCGAGGTCCAGCAGGGACGACCGGAACTCGTCTCGAAGCCCCACGCGACGGACGCGGGCTGGCTCGCGGGGGCGGGCACCGCCTGCGTGGTGTGTGGGGCCTCCGAGCCGGGCGAGGCCCACACGCGGGACGAGAGCGTCTCGCTCGCGGTCCTGGATCGGTGTTACCGGCTGTACCGCGAGGCCGCGGCGCGATTCGTGTAA
- a CDS encoding carboxypeptidase M32: MAQSTTETDTYERFAEKVRRIENLSAGGSMLRWDQEVKMPDDGIRARSQQLSTLSAVIHEEFTDEEMGEYLDELDAADLDDERAAMVREIRRQYERKTRVPTELVEEISRATSEALPKWKEAKAEDDFSIFAPVLEELIDLQKEYAAHVDPDADPYAVLFAEYEPYLDLETAEEMLARLREELVPLIDAVADSEAEVATDAFSGEFDPATQEELARDALDALGYNWDRGRLDTAPHPFSIGNQFDARVTTRFDESDLLGGLTSTIHEFGHATYTLGLPDEHYGTPLGDARDLTVHESQSRLWENHVGRSRAFWEHFLPRVEKRFPQVDASVEEAYEAANQVHDDNLIRVEADELTYHMHIVLRFEIERELIEGDLAVEEIPETWNEKMEEYLGIRPDTDSEGCLQDIHWSHGSFGYFPTYSLGSVLAAQLYANAEDEIDDLDGRIREGEFDPLREWLTENVHRHGARYTTPDLIEEATGEAFTADYFLEYVKEKYGDLYDL; this comes from the coding sequence ATGGCTCAGTCCACGACCGAGACGGACACCTACGAGCGGTTCGCGGAGAAGGTACGGCGCATCGAGAACCTCTCCGCCGGCGGGAGCATGCTGCGCTGGGACCAGGAGGTCAAGATGCCCGACGACGGGATCCGAGCGCGCTCACAGCAGCTCTCGACCCTCTCTGCGGTGATCCACGAGGAGTTCACCGACGAGGAGATGGGCGAGTATCTGGATGAACTCGACGCCGCCGACCTCGACGACGAGCGGGCGGCGATGGTCCGGGAGATCCGCCGCCAGTACGAGCGAAAGACGCGCGTCCCGACCGAACTCGTCGAGGAGATCTCCCGGGCCACCTCCGAGGCGCTCCCGAAGTGGAAGGAGGCGAAAGCCGAGGACGACTTCTCGATCTTCGCGCCCGTACTGGAGGAGTTGATCGACCTCCAGAAGGAGTACGCCGCCCACGTCGACCCCGACGCCGATCCCTACGCGGTGCTCTTCGCCGAGTACGAACCCTACCTCGACCTCGAGACGGCCGAGGAGATGCTCGCGCGCCTGCGCGAGGAACTCGTCCCGCTGATCGACGCGGTCGCCGACTCCGAGGCCGAGGTGGCGACCGATGCGTTCTCGGGGGAGTTCGATCCCGCGACCCAGGAGGAACTGGCCCGCGACGCGCTCGACGCCCTCGGGTATAACTGGGATCGCGGCCGCCTCGACACCGCGCCACACCCCTTCTCGATCGGCAACCAGTTCGACGCCCGCGTCACCACCCGCTTCGACGAGTCGGACCTGCTGGGCGGGCTGACCAGCACGATCCACGAGTTCGGCCACGCGACCTATACCTTGGGACTGCCCGACGAGCACTACGGCACGCCGCTCGGCGACGCGCGCGATCTCACGGTCCACGAGTCCCAGTCGCGCCTCTGGGAGAACCACGTGGGACGCTCGCGGGCGTTCTGGGAGCACTTCCTCCCCCGGGTCGAGAAACGCTTCCCGCAGGTCGACGCAAGCGTCGAGGAGGCCTACGAGGCCGCCAACCAGGTCCACGACGACAACCTCATTCGCGTGGAGGCCGACGAACTCACCTATCACATGCACATCGTCCTCCGGTTCGAGATCGAGCGCGAACTCATCGAGGGCGACCTCGCCGTCGAGGAGATCCCCGAAACGTGGAACGAGAAGATGGAGGAATACCTCGGGATCCGACCCGACACCGATTCCGAAGGATGCCTGCAGGACATCCACTGGTCGCACGGTTCGTTCGGCTACTTCCCGACGTACTCGCTCGGGAGCGTGCTGGCCGCCCAACTCTACGCGAACGCCGAGGACGAGATCGACGATCTGGACGGGAGGATCCGCGAGGGCGAGTTCGACCCGCTGCGCGAGTGGCTCACCGAGAACGTCCACCGCCACGGCGCGCGCTACACGACGCCCGACCTGATCGAGGAGGCCACGGGCGAGGCGTTCACCGCGGACTACTTCCTCGAGTACGTGAAGGAGAAGTACGGCGACCTCTACGACCTCTGA
- a CDS encoding alpha/beta hydrolase: protein MDDSPLEHVSKEPETRDGPASAVVLIHGRGTNERDLLPIAAELPDELHVLSVRAPDPLQGGYTWYELDLSAGGLHASQPHPEEFRRSLDLLFEFVEWAVEAYGIDPERVGLLGFSQGAITSLAALCERPEAYDWIVALNGYLADSHEDRVDGASGKPVFIGAGEADRIIPVERAERAAELLAGAGADVRFETYPVGHGTHPEEIRAVAEWVRERL, encoded by the coding sequence ATGGACGATTCCCCGCTCGAACACGTCAGCAAGGAACCGGAAACGCGGGACGGACCGGCCTCGGCGGTCGTGCTGATCCACGGCCGCGGCACGAACGAACGCGACCTCCTCCCGATCGCCGCGGAGCTTCCGGACGAGCTACACGTCCTGAGCGTCCGCGCGCCCGATCCGCTGCAGGGCGGCTACACGTGGTACGAACTCGACCTCTCGGCGGGCGGGCTCCACGCGAGCCAGCCCCACCCCGAGGAGTTCCGCCGGAGCCTCGACCTGCTCTTCGAGTTCGTCGAGTGGGCGGTCGAGGCCTACGGGATCGATCCTGAGCGGGTCGGCCTGCTGGGGTTCAGCCAGGGGGCGATCACGAGCCTCGCGGCGCTGTGTGAACGGCCCGAGGCGTACGACTGGATCGTCGCGCTGAACGGCTATCTCGCCGACTCCCACGAGGATCGGGTCGACGGGGCGAGCGGCAAGCCGGTGTTCATCGGCGCGGGCGAGGCCGATCGGATCATCCCCGTCGAGCGCGCCGAGCGGGCCGCCGAACTCCTCGCCGGGGCCGGCGCGGACGTGCGTTTCGAAACCTATCCCGTGGGCCACGGCACACACCCCGAGGAGATCCGCGCGGTCGCCGAGTGGGTTCGCGAGCGGCTCTGA
- a CDS encoding HVO_0416 family zinc finger protein, producing MATAPDGDDMFDQFLSQRGHETEPAGWDTDYNKKQCPECGGLHDQAASDCTVCGWEPR from the coding sequence ATGGCTACCGCACCCGACGGCGACGACATGTTCGACCAGTTCCTGTCCCAGCGCGGGCACGAGACGGAACCGGCAGGGTGGGACACCGACTACAACAAGAAGCAGTGTCCCGAGTGCGGGGGCCTTCACGATCAGGCCGCGTCGGACTGTACGGTCTGTGGGTGGGAGCCGCGATAG